The DNA segment TCTTTACATCCAGTGCAACCGTTGCCACTATAATATGCAAATTGATATCCTGCGTCGTTCATGTCTTCTGAAAGTAATATTGCATTTTGAGGACATCCAGTTATGCATCGCATACATCCTTTGCAAATTTCTTTATTAATAACTGGATAAGATATCTCTTCTGTCATTTATATCATCTAATTAATTTTTTTCTGATCTCTTTCTCTTATTTCAACTCTCCTTGTTTTACCGCTGATGGTTTCTGGAAGTTCATCCACATATTCAACCATTCGTGGGTATTTGTAAGGAGCTGTAACTCTTTTAACATGATTCTGAATGTCTTTAGTTAATGAATCTGACGGTTCAAAGTCAGGTTGCAAAACAATGCTTGCTTTTACAATTTGACCTCTAACTTCATCAGGATAAGCGGTAATTGCGCAGTGACGTACTGCTTCGTGGGATAGCACGGCACTTTCCACTTCATAAGGTCCAATACGATAACCTGAAGATTTAATTATGTCATCGTTTCTTCCAACAAAGTGAACGTATCCTTCTTCATCCATCCATGCAGTATCTCCGCAATGATAATAGCCATCATGCCATTGTGCAGCCTGTTTTACAGGATCTTTATAATATTCTTTAAATAAACCTGGAGGAACTCCTTCAGATACGTCAAAACAGAGTTCTCCTTCATCACCAAATTCCACGGGATTATCCTCTTCATCTAATAATTTAAGTTTGTAAAGAGGGGAAGGTTTACCAATTGACCCTACTTTAGCGTCTAACCAGATGAATGTTCCGATGGATAATGTGGTTTCTGTTTGCCCGAACCCTTCCTTGATTCTCAA comes from the Methanobrevibacter sp. genome and includes:
- a CDS encoding 4Fe-4S dicluster domain-containing protein — translated: MTEEISYPVINKEICKGCMRCITGCPQNAILLSEDMNDAGYQFAYYSGNGCTGCKDCYFTCPEPLALEVHQYKKIINDSVAKMIKAKAANKGGN